In the genome of Monodelphis domestica isolate mMonDom1 chromosome 2, mMonDom1.pri, whole genome shotgun sequence, one region contains:
- the CAMTA2 gene encoding calmodulin-binding transcription activator 2 isoform X26, giving the protein MLLAATGSTGSLPHKCSNTKHRIISPKIEPRTLAIPPAPPPRPPEPLPRVAPLRTEPPEPPKVDTSPSSSSSSSSGFAEPPEISSRHPVAPGGLPRAAPALLLLTGLEQLTGGLTPSRHLAPQPEFGPSLGLALVLGPQPPAPPCPPSPAFDPDRFFNNPSQGQTYGGGLGVSPNFPEAEAARTPCPALEPAAALEPVASDQGTTSKPGERREGNRFFIQDDASGEGTGPATVSSSPSMEPAARPGRGEGLFGAPGGTSELETFSLSSFPDLMGDLISEEAPGAPGPPALSVITDFSPEWSYPEGGVKVLITGPWTEVSERYSCVFDHILVPASLVQSGVLRCYCPAHEAGLVSLQVAGEEGPLSASVLFEYRARRFLALPSTQLDWLSLDDNQFRMSILERLEQMENRMAEIAAAGQVPPPGSDQSPVQGGVPGPGFEARVVVLVERMIPRYGWRGPDHLVHGGPFRGMSLLHLAAAQGYARLIETLSQWRTMEAESLDLEQEVDPLNVDHFSCTPLMWACALGHLEAAVLLFRWNHQALHIPDSLGRLPLTVAHSRGHVQLARCLEELQRQEASVKPLPTPSPSSASPDTGLSSVSSPSELSDGTFSVTSAYSNAPDSSPPSAPLPISEGAVEVTQSSQSSHGLPELPSVFMDYKDSSPKGLPLPPSPHSTVETPIQGYGASSKGIDCHQAVDVLQVDMISLAKQIVEATPERIKQEDFGSVPMAGGSLQEQVGAMGLNETMSWLASYLENVDHLPNLPQHSRKLPLEQGHLAVPPAPSWAEFLGASANGKMESDFALLTLSDHEQRELYEAGRVIQTPFRKYKGRRLKEQQEMAAAVIQRCYRKYKQLTWIALKFALYKKMTQAAILIQSKFRSYYEQKRFQQSRRAAVLIQQHYRSYRCRPGPCHRPSGPSGPLPPRSKGSFLTKKQDQAARKIMRFLRRCQHRMKELKQNQELESLPQPELAT; this is encoded by the exons ATGTTACTGGCTGCTACAG GTTCCACAGGGAGCCTGCCCCACAAATGCAGCAATACCAAGCACCGAATCATCTCCCCCAAAATTGAGCCTCGGACCTTGGCTATACCCCCAgccccacctccaagaccccctGAACCCCTTCCACGGGTTGCCCCACTCCGTACTGAACCCCCTGAGCCTCCCAAGGTGGATACCtcaccctcttcctcttcctcctcctcttctggcTTTGCTGAACCCCCTGAGATCAGCTCTAGACATCCAGTAGCTCCAGGAGGGCTGCCCCGGGCAGCTCCTGCTCTTCTCCTCCTGACAGGTTTGGAGCAGCTCACTGGAGGTTTAACCCCCAGTAGGCACTTGGCTCCTCAGCCTGAGTTTGGGCCTTCCCTGGGCCTGGCCCTGGTCCTAGGGCCTCAGCCTCCTGCCCCACCCTGTCCTCCTAGTCCTGCTTTTGATCCTGATCGATTTTTCAACAATCCCAGTCAAGGCCAGACTTATGGGGGTGGGCTCGGGGTAAGTCCCAATTTCCCTGAGGCAGAGGCAGCCAGAACACCTTGCCCAGCCCTGGAGCCTGCTGCTGCTTTGGAGCCTGTGGCATCAGATCAAGGGACTACTTCTAAgcctggagaaagaagagaagggaaccgTTTCTTTATCCAAGATGATGCCAGTGGAGAGGGAACAGGGCCTGCCACAGTCTCCTCGTCACCATCCATGGAGCCAGCAGCTCGGCCTGGACGAGGTGAAGGGCTATTTGGAGCACCAGGGGGGACCAGTGAACTAGAGACTTTCAGCTTGTCTTCCTTCCCAGACCTCATGGGAGACCTGATCAGTGAGGAGGCTCCAGGGGCTCCAGGCCCTCCAGCCCTTAGTGTCATCACTGACTTCTCTCCTGAGTGGTCTTATCCAGAG GGTGGAGTCAAAGTGCTGATCACAGGTCCTTGGACAGAGGTCTCAGAGCGTTATTCCTGTGTCTTCGACCACATCCTTGTGCCAGCCTCACTTGTCCAGTCTGGTGTCCTTCGATGCTACTGTCCTG CTCATGAGGCAGGATTGGTGTCTCTTCAGGTGGCAGGAGAAGAGGGCCCACTCTCTGCCTCTGTGCTCTTTGAGTACCGTGCCCGACGATTTCTAGCTCTTCCCAGCACCCAACTTGACTGGCTATCCTTAGATG ACAACCAGTTCCGAATGTCCATATTGGAACGACTAGAGCAGATGGAGAATCGGATGGCAGAAATTGCAGCAGCTGGACAGGTTCCTCCCCCAGGCTCTGACCAATCCCCAGTGCAG GGAGGTGTCCCAGGGCCTGGGTTTGAGGCCCGTGTGGTGGTCCTAGTAGAACGTATGATCCCTCGTTATGGCTGGCGGGGCCCTGATCACCTGGTTCACGGGGGACCCTTCCGGGGTATGAGTCTCCTTCACCTGGCAGCAGCCCAGGGCTATGCCCGTCTCATTGAGACCCTGAGCCAGTGGAG GACTATGGAGGCAGAAAGCCTGGACCTGGAGCAAGAGGTAGATCCACTCAATGTGGATCATTTCTCCTGTACTCCATTG ATGTGGGCCTGTGCTCTAGGACACTTAGAAGCTGCTGTACTCCTTTTTCGATGGAACCACCAGGCACTGCACATCCCTGATTCTCTTGGTCGACTACCCCTGACTGTGGCACATTCCAGGGGGCATGTGCAACTTGCCCGATGCCTAGAAGAGCTGCAGAGACAGGAGGCTTCAGTTAAGCCCTTGCCTACTCCTTCACCATCCTCCGCCAGCCCTGACACTG GTCTGAGCAGTGTCTCCTCACCTTCAGAGCTGTCAGATGGCACGTTTTCTGTCACTTCGGCCTACTCTAATGCCCCAGACAGTAGTCCCCCCTCTGCTCCTCTGCCTATTTCTGAGGGAGCTGTTGAAGTGACCCAGTCTAGCCAATCTTCTCACGGTCTCCCTGAGCTTCCCAGTGTATTCATGGACTATAAGGACAGTAGCCCCAAGGGGCTTCCCTTACCCCCTTCTCCTCACTCCACAGTAGAGACTCCAATCCAAGGTTATGGGGCCAGTTCAAAGGGAATCGATTGCCATCAAGCTGTGGATGTATTACAG GTGGACATGATCTCTCTGGCCAAACAGATTGTTGAAGCAACACCAGAACGGATTAAACAGGAAGACTTTGGAAGTGTTCCTATGGCTGGAGGATCTCTTCAAGAGCAAGTTGGAGCCATGGGGCTCAATGAGACTATGTCCTGGCTGGCTAGTTACCTGGAGAATGTGGATCACCTCCCTAACCTCCCTCAGCACAG CAGAAAGCTGCCCCTTGAGCAGGGTCACCTGGCTGTTCCCCCTGCCCCATCTTGGGCAGAGTTTCTTGGAGCCTCAGCCAATGGGAAGATGGAAAGTGACTTTGCACTACTGACACTATCTGATCATGAGCAACGGGAGCTATATGAAGCAGGCCGTGTCATCCAGACTCCCTTCCGCAAGTACAAG GGTCGCCGACTGAAGGAGCAGCAGGAGATGGCAGCAGCTGTGATCCAGCGCTGTTACCGAAAGTACAAGCAG CTAACATGGATTGCACTTAAG TTTGCACTCTATAAGAAGATGACCCAAGCAGCCATCCTGATCCAGAGCAAGTTCCGAAGCTATTATGAACAGAAGCGATTTCAGCAGAGTCGCCGGGCAGCTGTATTGATCCAACAGCACTACCGTTCTTACAGATGCCGGCCTGGGCCCTGCCACCGGCCTTCTGGGCCTTCAGGACCTCTGCCTCCCCGAAGCAA aGGCTCCTTCCTAACCAAGAAGCAGGACCAGGCAGCTCGGAAAATCATGCGTTTCCTGAGGCGTTGTCAGCACAG gatgaaggaactgaagcagaaccaggagctaGAGAGCCTTCCCCAACCTGAATTGGCTACTTGA
- the CAMTA2 gene encoding calmodulin-binding transcription activator 2 isoform X25, giving the protein MLLAATVHGIKWSCGNGAGEFSVEQLVQQILDTHQAKPLPRTHACLCSGGLGSTGSLPHKCSNTKHRIISPKIEPRTLAIPPAPPPRPPEPLPRVAPLRTEPPEPPKVDTSPSSSSSSSSGFAEPPEISSRHPVAPGGLPRAAPALLLLTGLEQLTGGLTPSRHLAPQPEFGPSLGLALVLGPQPPAPPCPPSPAFDPDRFFNNPSQGQTYGGGLGVSPNFPEAEAARTPCPALEPAAALEPVASDQGTTSKPGERREGNRFFIQDDASGEGTGPATVSSSPSMEPAARPGRGEGLFGAPGGTSELETFSLSSFPDLMGDLISEEAPGAPGPPALSVITDFSPEWSYPEGGVKVLITGPWTEVSERYSCVFDHILVPASLVQSGVLRCYCPAHEAGLVSLQVAGEEGPLSASVLFEYRARRFLALPSTQLDWLSLDDNQFRMSILERLEQMENRMAEIAAAGQVPPPGSDQSPVQGGVPGPGFEARVVVLVERMIPRYGWRGPDHLVHGGPFRGMSLLHLAAAQGYARLIETLSQWRTMEAESLDLEQEVDPLNVDHFSCTPLMWACALGHLEAAVLLFRWNHQALHIPDSLGRLPLTVAHSRGHVQLARCLEELQRQEASVKPLPTPSPSSASPDTGLSSVSSPSELSDGTFSVTSAYSNAPDSSPPSAPLPISEGAVEVTQSSQSSHGLPELPSVFMDYKDSSPKGLPLPPSPHSTVETPIQGYGASSKGIDCHQAVDVLQVDMISLAKQIVEATPERIKQEDFGSVPMAGGSLQEQVGAMGLNETMSWLASYLENVDHLPNLPQHSRKLPLEQGHLAVPPAPSWAEFLGASANGKMESDFALLTLSDHEQRELYEAGRVIQTPFRKYKGRRLKEQQEMAAAVIQRCYRKYKQLTWIALKFALYKKMTQAAILIQSKFRSYYEQKRFQQSRRAAVLIQQHYRSYRCRPGPCHRPSGPSGPLPPRSKGSFLTKKQDQAARKIMRFLRRCQHRMKELKQNQELESLPQPELAT; this is encoded by the exons ATGTTACTGGCTGCTACAG TTCATGGCATCAAGTGGAGCTGTGGGAATGGGGCAGGTGAGTTCTCAGTGGAACAGCTGGTGCAGCAGATTCTGGATACCCACCAGGCAAAGCCCCTGCCCCGTACCCATGCCTGCCTCTGCAGCGGAGGGCTCG GTTCCACAGGGAGCCTGCCCCACAAATGCAGCAATACCAAGCACCGAATCATCTCCCCCAAAATTGAGCCTCGGACCTTGGCTATACCCCCAgccccacctccaagaccccctGAACCCCTTCCACGGGTTGCCCCACTCCGTACTGAACCCCCTGAGCCTCCCAAGGTGGATACCtcaccctcttcctcttcctcctcctcttctggcTTTGCTGAACCCCCTGAGATCAGCTCTAGACATCCAGTAGCTCCAGGAGGGCTGCCCCGGGCAGCTCCTGCTCTTCTCCTCCTGACAGGTTTGGAGCAGCTCACTGGAGGTTTAACCCCCAGTAGGCACTTGGCTCCTCAGCCTGAGTTTGGGCCTTCCCTGGGCCTGGCCCTGGTCCTAGGGCCTCAGCCTCCTGCCCCACCCTGTCCTCCTAGTCCTGCTTTTGATCCTGATCGATTTTTCAACAATCCCAGTCAAGGCCAGACTTATGGGGGTGGGCTCGGGGTAAGTCCCAATTTCCCTGAGGCAGAGGCAGCCAGAACACCTTGCCCAGCCCTGGAGCCTGCTGCTGCTTTGGAGCCTGTGGCATCAGATCAAGGGACTACTTCTAAgcctggagaaagaagagaagggaaccgTTTCTTTATCCAAGATGATGCCAGTGGAGAGGGAACAGGGCCTGCCACAGTCTCCTCGTCACCATCCATGGAGCCAGCAGCTCGGCCTGGACGAGGTGAAGGGCTATTTGGAGCACCAGGGGGGACCAGTGAACTAGAGACTTTCAGCTTGTCTTCCTTCCCAGACCTCATGGGAGACCTGATCAGTGAGGAGGCTCCAGGGGCTCCAGGCCCTCCAGCCCTTAGTGTCATCACTGACTTCTCTCCTGAGTGGTCTTATCCAGAG GGTGGAGTCAAAGTGCTGATCACAGGTCCTTGGACAGAGGTCTCAGAGCGTTATTCCTGTGTCTTCGACCACATCCTTGTGCCAGCCTCACTTGTCCAGTCTGGTGTCCTTCGATGCTACTGTCCTG CTCATGAGGCAGGATTGGTGTCTCTTCAGGTGGCAGGAGAAGAGGGCCCACTCTCTGCCTCTGTGCTCTTTGAGTACCGTGCCCGACGATTTCTAGCTCTTCCCAGCACCCAACTTGACTGGCTATCCTTAGATG ACAACCAGTTCCGAATGTCCATATTGGAACGACTAGAGCAGATGGAGAATCGGATGGCAGAAATTGCAGCAGCTGGACAGGTTCCTCCCCCAGGCTCTGACCAATCCCCAGTGCAG GGAGGTGTCCCAGGGCCTGGGTTTGAGGCCCGTGTGGTGGTCCTAGTAGAACGTATGATCCCTCGTTATGGCTGGCGGGGCCCTGATCACCTGGTTCACGGGGGACCCTTCCGGGGTATGAGTCTCCTTCACCTGGCAGCAGCCCAGGGCTATGCCCGTCTCATTGAGACCCTGAGCCAGTGGAG GACTATGGAGGCAGAAAGCCTGGACCTGGAGCAAGAGGTAGATCCACTCAATGTGGATCATTTCTCCTGTACTCCATTG ATGTGGGCCTGTGCTCTAGGACACTTAGAAGCTGCTGTACTCCTTTTTCGATGGAACCACCAGGCACTGCACATCCCTGATTCTCTTGGTCGACTACCCCTGACTGTGGCACATTCCAGGGGGCATGTGCAACTTGCCCGATGCCTAGAAGAGCTGCAGAGACAGGAGGCTTCAGTTAAGCCCTTGCCTACTCCTTCACCATCCTCCGCCAGCCCTGACACTG GTCTGAGCAGTGTCTCCTCACCTTCAGAGCTGTCAGATGGCACGTTTTCTGTCACTTCGGCCTACTCTAATGCCCCAGACAGTAGTCCCCCCTCTGCTCCTCTGCCTATTTCTGAGGGAGCTGTTGAAGTGACCCAGTCTAGCCAATCTTCTCACGGTCTCCCTGAGCTTCCCAGTGTATTCATGGACTATAAGGACAGTAGCCCCAAGGGGCTTCCCTTACCCCCTTCTCCTCACTCCACAGTAGAGACTCCAATCCAAGGTTATGGGGCCAGTTCAAAGGGAATCGATTGCCATCAAGCTGTGGATGTATTACAG GTGGACATGATCTCTCTGGCCAAACAGATTGTTGAAGCAACACCAGAACGGATTAAACAGGAAGACTTTGGAAGTGTTCCTATGGCTGGAGGATCTCTTCAAGAGCAAGTTGGAGCCATGGGGCTCAATGAGACTATGTCCTGGCTGGCTAGTTACCTGGAGAATGTGGATCACCTCCCTAACCTCCCTCAGCACAG CAGAAAGCTGCCCCTTGAGCAGGGTCACCTGGCTGTTCCCCCTGCCCCATCTTGGGCAGAGTTTCTTGGAGCCTCAGCCAATGGGAAGATGGAAAGTGACTTTGCACTACTGACACTATCTGATCATGAGCAACGGGAGCTATATGAAGCAGGCCGTGTCATCCAGACTCCCTTCCGCAAGTACAAG GGTCGCCGACTGAAGGAGCAGCAGGAGATGGCAGCAGCTGTGATCCAGCGCTGTTACCGAAAGTACAAGCAG CTAACATGGATTGCACTTAAG TTTGCACTCTATAAGAAGATGACCCAAGCAGCCATCCTGATCCAGAGCAAGTTCCGAAGCTATTATGAACAGAAGCGATTTCAGCAGAGTCGCCGGGCAGCTGTATTGATCCAACAGCACTACCGTTCTTACAGATGCCGGCCTGGGCCCTGCCACCGGCCTTCTGGGCCTTCAGGACCTCTGCCTCCCCGAAGCAA aGGCTCCTTCCTAACCAAGAAGCAGGACCAGGCAGCTCGGAAAATCATGCGTTTCCTGAGGCGTTGTCAGCACAG gatgaaggaactgaagcagaaccaggagctaGAGAGCCTTCCCCAACCTGAATTGGCTACTTGA
- the CAMTA2 gene encoding calmodulin-binding transcription activator 2 isoform X20, with translation MNNKDTTEVAENSHHLKIFLPKKLLECLPRCPLLPPERLRWNTNEEIASYLITFEKHDEWLSCSPKTRPQNGSIILYNRKKVKYRKDGYCWKKRKDGKTTREDHMKLKVQGMECLYGCYVHSSIVPTFHRRCYWLLQNPDIVLVHYLNVPALEDCGKGCGPILCSISSDRREWLKWSREELVGQLKPMCSTGSLPHKCSNTKHRIISPKIEPRTLAIPPAPPPRPPEPLPRVAPLRTEPPEPPKVDTSPSSSSSSSSGFAEPPEISSRHPVAPGGLPRAAPALLLLTGLEQLTGGLTPSRHLAPQPEFGPSLGLALVLGPQPPAPPCPPSPAFDPDRFFNNPSQGQTYGGGLGVSPNFPEAEAARTPCPALEPAAALEPVASDQGTTSKPGERREGNRFFIQDDASGEGTGPATVSSSPSMEPAARPGRGEGLFGAPGGTSELETFSLSSFPDLMGDLISEEAPGAPGPPALSVITDFSPEWSYPEGGVKVLITGPWTEVSERYSCVFDHILVPASLVQSGVLRCYCPAHEAGLVSLQVAGEEGPLSASVLFEYRARRFLALPSTQLDWLSLDDNQFRMSILERLEQMENRMAEIAAAGQVPPPGSDQSPVQGGVPGPGFEARVVVLVERMIPRYGWRGPDHLVHGGPFRGMSLLHLAAAQGYARLIETLSQWRTMEAESLDLEQEVDPLNVDHFSCTPLMWACALGHLEAAVLLFRWNHQALHIPDSLGRLPLTVAHSRGHVQLARCLEELQRQEASVKPLPTPSPSSASPDTGLSSVSSPSELSDGTFSVTSAYSNAPDSSPPSAPLPISEGAVEVTQSSQSSHGLPELPSVFMDYKDSSPKGLPLPPSPHSTVETPIQGYGASSKGIDCHQAVDVLQVDMISLAKQIVEATPERIKQEDFGSVPMAGGSLQEQVGAMGLNETMSWLASYLENVDHLPNLPQHRKLPLEQGHLAVPPAPSWAEFLGASANGKMESDFALLTLSDHEQRELYEAGRVIQTPFRKYKGRRLKEQQEMAAAVIQRCYRKYKQLTWIALKFALYKKMTQAAILIQSKFRSYYEQKRFQQSRRAAVLIQQHYRSYRCRPGPCHRPSGPSGPLPPRSKGSFLTKKQDQAARKIMRFLRRCQHRMKELKQNQELESLPQPELAT, from the exons ATGAATAACAAGGACACCACTGAGGTTGCTG AGAACAGCCATCACCTGAAGATCTTTCTCCCTAAGAAGTTACTGGAGTGTCTTCCCCGATGCCCACTGTTGCCTCCTGAACGCCTAAGATGGAACACAAATGAG GAGATTGCCTCATACTTGATCACCTTTGAGAAGCATGATGAATGGCTGTCCTGCTCCCCCAAGACCAG GCCTCAGAATGGCTCTATTATCCTCTATAATCGCAAGAAGGTAAAGTACCGGAAGGATGGCTACTGCTGGAAGAAGCGGAAGGATGGAAAGACCACTCGAGAGGACCACATGAAACTGAAGGTGCAGGGCATGGAG TGTCTCTATGGCTGCTATGTTCACTCCTCCATTGTTCCCACATTCCATCGTCGATGTTACTGGCTGCTACAG AACCCCGACATCGTCCTTGTACACTACCTGAACGTCCCTGCCCTGGAAGATTGTGGGAAGGGCTGTGGTCCCATCCTTTGTTCCATCAGCAGCGATCGAAGGGAATGGCTCAAGTGGTCCAGGGAGGAGCTGGTGGGGCAACTGAAGCCCATGT GTTCCACAGGGAGCCTGCCCCACAAATGCAGCAATACCAAGCACCGAATCATCTCCCCCAAAATTGAGCCTCGGACCTTGGCTATACCCCCAgccccacctccaagaccccctGAACCCCTTCCACGGGTTGCCCCACTCCGTACTGAACCCCCTGAGCCTCCCAAGGTGGATACCtcaccctcttcctcttcctcctcctcttctggcTTTGCTGAACCCCCTGAGATCAGCTCTAGACATCCAGTAGCTCCAGGAGGGCTGCCCCGGGCAGCTCCTGCTCTTCTCCTCCTGACAGGTTTGGAGCAGCTCACTGGAGGTTTAACCCCCAGTAGGCACTTGGCTCCTCAGCCTGAGTTTGGGCCTTCCCTGGGCCTGGCCCTGGTCCTAGGGCCTCAGCCTCCTGCCCCACCCTGTCCTCCTAGTCCTGCTTTTGATCCTGATCGATTTTTCAACAATCCCAGTCAAGGCCAGACTTATGGGGGTGGGCTCGGGGTAAGTCCCAATTTCCCTGAGGCAGAGGCAGCCAGAACACCTTGCCCAGCCCTGGAGCCTGCTGCTGCTTTGGAGCCTGTGGCATCAGATCAAGGGACTACTTCTAAgcctggagaaagaagagaagggaaccgTTTCTTTATCCAAGATGATGCCAGTGGAGAGGGAACAGGGCCTGCCACAGTCTCCTCGTCACCATCCATGGAGCCAGCAGCTCGGCCTGGACGAGGTGAAGGGCTATTTGGAGCACCAGGGGGGACCAGTGAACTAGAGACTTTCAGCTTGTCTTCCTTCCCAGACCTCATGGGAGACCTGATCAGTGAGGAGGCTCCAGGGGCTCCAGGCCCTCCAGCCCTTAGTGTCATCACTGACTTCTCTCCTGAGTGGTCTTATCCAGAG GGTGGAGTCAAAGTGCTGATCACAGGTCCTTGGACAGAGGTCTCAGAGCGTTATTCCTGTGTCTTCGACCACATCCTTGTGCCAGCCTCACTTGTCCAGTCTGGTGTCCTTCGATGCTACTGTCCTG CTCATGAGGCAGGATTGGTGTCTCTTCAGGTGGCAGGAGAAGAGGGCCCACTCTCTGCCTCTGTGCTCTTTGAGTACCGTGCCCGACGATTTCTAGCTCTTCCCAGCACCCAACTTGACTGGCTATCCTTAGATG ACAACCAGTTCCGAATGTCCATATTGGAACGACTAGAGCAGATGGAGAATCGGATGGCAGAAATTGCAGCAGCTGGACAGGTTCCTCCCCCAGGCTCTGACCAATCCCCAGTGCAG GGAGGTGTCCCAGGGCCTGGGTTTGAGGCCCGTGTGGTGGTCCTAGTAGAACGTATGATCCCTCGTTATGGCTGGCGGGGCCCTGATCACCTGGTTCACGGGGGACCCTTCCGGGGTATGAGTCTCCTTCACCTGGCAGCAGCCCAGGGCTATGCCCGTCTCATTGAGACCCTGAGCCAGTGGAG GACTATGGAGGCAGAAAGCCTGGACCTGGAGCAAGAGGTAGATCCACTCAATGTGGATCATTTCTCCTGTACTCCATTG ATGTGGGCCTGTGCTCTAGGACACTTAGAAGCTGCTGTACTCCTTTTTCGATGGAACCACCAGGCACTGCACATCCCTGATTCTCTTGGTCGACTACCCCTGACTGTGGCACATTCCAGGGGGCATGTGCAACTTGCCCGATGCCTAGAAGAGCTGCAGAGACAGGAGGCTTCAGTTAAGCCCTTGCCTACTCCTTCACCATCCTCCGCCAGCCCTGACACTG GTCTGAGCAGTGTCTCCTCACCTTCAGAGCTGTCAGATGGCACGTTTTCTGTCACTTCGGCCTACTCTAATGCCCCAGACAGTAGTCCCCCCTCTGCTCCTCTGCCTATTTCTGAGGGAGCTGTTGAAGTGACCCAGTCTAGCCAATCTTCTCACGGTCTCCCTGAGCTTCCCAGTGTATTCATGGACTATAAGGACAGTAGCCCCAAGGGGCTTCCCTTACCCCCTTCTCCTCACTCCACAGTAGAGACTCCAATCCAAGGTTATGGGGCCAGTTCAAAGGGAATCGATTGCCATCAAGCTGTGGATGTATTACAG GTGGACATGATCTCTCTGGCCAAACAGATTGTTGAAGCAACACCAGAACGGATTAAACAGGAAGACTTTGGAAGTGTTCCTATGGCTGGAGGATCTCTTCAAGAGCAAGTTGGAGCCATGGGGCTCAATGAGACTATGTCCTGGCTGGCTAGTTACCTGGAGAATGTGGATCACCTCCCTAACCTCCCTCAGCACAG AAAGCTGCCCCTTGAGCAGGGTCACCTGGCTGTTCCCCCTGCCCCATCTTGGGCAGAGTTTCTTGGAGCCTCAGCCAATGGGAAGATGGAAAGTGACTTTGCACTACTGACACTATCTGATCATGAGCAACGGGAGCTATATGAAGCAGGCCGTGTCATCCAGACTCCCTTCCGCAAGTACAAG GGTCGCCGACTGAAGGAGCAGCAGGAGATGGCAGCAGCTGTGATCCAGCGCTGTTACCGAAAGTACAAGCAG CTAACATGGATTGCACTTAAG TTTGCACTCTATAAGAAGATGACCCAAGCAGCCATCCTGATCCAGAGCAAGTTCCGAAGCTATTATGAACAGAAGCGATTTCAGCAGAGTCGCCGGGCAGCTGTATTGATCCAACAGCACTACCGTTCTTACAGATGCCGGCCTGGGCCCTGCCACCGGCCTTCTGGGCCTTCAGGACCTCTGCCTCCCCGAAGCAA aGGCTCCTTCCTAACCAAGAAGCAGGACCAGGCAGCTCGGAAAATCATGCGTTTCCTGAGGCGTTGTCAGCACAG gatgaaggaactgaagcagaaccaggagctaGAGAGCCTTCCCCAACCTGAATTGGCTACTTGA